In one Candidatus Bathyarchaeota archaeon genomic region, the following are encoded:
- a CDS encoding TIGR00296 family protein, translating into MSFELTEEEGSYLVKLARKAIENYLKTGKSIAVPKDVPPKLTEKCGVFVTLNTISSGRKELRGCIGFPRPVMPLVKATIDSAISAAVGDPRFPQLELSELSNIVVEVSVLTPPELINAGTPSEYPKLIRIGRDGLIVERGWNSGLLLPQVPVEWDWNEEEFLSHCCLKAGLPPDSWLVPGTKIYRFQAIIFEEETPDGKVKRVQLSESG; encoded by the coding sequence TTGTCTTTTGAATTAACCGAGGAAGAAGGCTCTTACCTCGTCAAGTTAGCTCGGAAAGCTATTGAAAACTACCTCAAAACCGGTAAATCTATCGCTGTGCCTAAGGATGTCCCACCGAAGCTAACAGAAAAATGTGGCGTCTTCGTAACTTTAAACACCATTTCATCTGGAAGAAAAGAGTTAAGAGGTTGCATTGGTTTTCCCAGACCGGTTATGCCATTGGTTAAAGCAACAATCGATTCTGCTATAAGCGCAGCGGTTGGCGACCCCCGGTTTCCTCAGCTTGAACTAAGTGAACTCAGCAATATTGTCGTGGAAGTCAGCGTTTTAACTCCACCGGAACTCATTAACGCCGGAACTCCTAGTGAGTATCCAAAACTTATACGAATCGGGAGAGACGGTTTAATAGTTGAACGAGGCTGGAACAGTGGGCTTTTGTTGCCTCAGGTGCCTGTGGAGTGGGATTGGAACGAGGAAGAATTCCTTAGTCATTGCTGTTTGAAAGCTGGTTTGCCGCCTGACAGTTGGCTTGTTCCAGGAACTAAGATTTACAGATTTCAGGCTATCATTTTTGAAGAAGAAACACCTGACGGTAAAGTGAAGCGAGTTCAACTCTCGGAGAGCGGCTAA
- the dnaK gene encoding molecular chaperone DnaK: MERILGIDLGTTNSAAAVMEAGRPIVIPSAEGPTIAGKMFPSVVAFTKDGQLLVGEPAKRQAATNPEGTVIEIKRKMGTDYKVRIYGKEYTPQQISAFILQKIKRDAEAFLGRPVKKAVITVPAHFNDNQRQATKDAGEIAGLEVVRIINEPTAACLAYGLDKLDKEMKILVFSFGGGTHDVTAMEFGGGVFQVLATSGDTQTGGADIDNAIVEYLLEEFRKQTGIDLRNDKVAMTRLKEAAEKAKIELSTLLTTDIDLPFIASDASGPKHLHFTLTRAKLEELALPIVQRIEEPIRRVLADAKLEPKDIDKIILIGGQTRMPLVRKFIEDLIGKPAERGVDPMECVAVGAAIQGAVLAGEVKDLLLLDVTPLSLGVETLGGIFTKIIERNTTIPTRKSQIFTTAADFQTTVTIHVLQGERPMAQDNVSLGMFNLTGIPPAPRGVPQIEVTFDIDANGILNVSAKDLGTGREAKITITASTKLSKEEKERMIREAEQFAEQDRKRKEEAEARNNADSMIYTAEKTVKELGDKLSKELKDNIEKAVKELREALGGKDVEKIKAKTEELGKVLQAAGSAVYQQAAQRYAQQQRAQQAEQPKKTESEKGRVVDAEYEVVEDEKK, translated from the coding sequence GTGGAGAGGATATTGGGAATAGATTTGGGAACAACTAATTCCGCTGCGGCCGTAATGGAAGCTGGTAGACCAATAGTAATACCTAGTGCTGAGGGACCGACGATTGCAGGGAAGATGTTTCCATCGGTAGTCGCTTTTACGAAAGACGGTCAACTACTTGTAGGGGAGCCGGCTAAGCGGCAGGCAGCTACAAATCCTGAGGGAACTGTGATCGAGATAAAGAGGAAGATGGGCACCGACTATAAGGTGCGTATTTATGGTAAAGAGTATACACCCCAGCAAATTTCAGCTTTCATACTTCAGAAGATAAAAAGAGATGCGGAAGCCTTTCTTGGTAGACCGGTGAAGAAGGCGGTAATTACTGTTCCAGCGCACTTTAACGATAATCAAAGGCAGGCGACGAAGGATGCTGGTGAAATTGCAGGCTTAGAAGTTGTAAGGATAATCAATGAACCAACGGCAGCATGCTTAGCGTATGGCTTGGATAAGCTCGATAAAGAGATGAAAATCTTGGTTTTCAGTTTTGGCGGGGGCACACATGATGTTACCGCGATGGAGTTTGGCGGCGGAGTTTTCCAGGTGTTAGCTACAAGTGGGGACACGCAGACAGGTGGGGCAGATATAGATAATGCAATCGTCGAGTATCTACTCGAGGAATTCCGAAAACAAACTGGCATCGATTTAAGGAATGATAAAGTAGCGATGACAAGGCTTAAGGAGGCAGCTGAAAAGGCGAAGATAGAGCTTTCAACGCTTCTAACAACCGACATAGATCTACCATTCATAGCTTCGGATGCAAGCGGTCCCAAACACTTACACTTTACACTGACTAGAGCAAAGTTGGAGGAATTAGCCCTACCAATTGTGCAAAGAATTGAAGAGCCAATCAGGAGAGTTCTAGCAGACGCGAAGTTGGAGCCAAAGGATATAGATAAAATCATTTTAATTGGCGGTCAGACTCGGATGCCCCTCGTTCGAAAATTCATCGAAGATTTAATCGGCAAACCAGCGGAGCGAGGGGTGGATCCAATGGAATGCGTTGCTGTAGGTGCGGCAATTCAAGGTGCAGTTTTGGCGGGTGAAGTAAAAGACCTGTTGCTTCTGGATGTAACGCCCCTATCATTAGGCGTTGAAACCCTTGGAGGCATATTTACAAAAATCATTGAACGGAATACTACGATACCCACAAGAAAAAGCCAAATCTTCACCACTGCAGCCGACTTCCAAACTACGGTAACAATCCATGTGTTGCAGGGTGAAAGACCGATGGCTCAAGATAACGTTTCGCTTGGTATGTTTAACTTGACCGGAATTCCGCCAGCACCAAGAGGGGTTCCGCAAATTGAGGTTACATTTGACATCGACGCCAACGGCATATTAAATGTATCTGCCAAGGACCTGGGAACAGGGCGGGAAGCCAAGATAACTATTACTGCATCTACGAAGCTCTCGAAGGAGGAAAAAGAACGCATGATAAGAGAGGCTGAACAGTTTGCGGAGCAAGACAGAAAGAGAAAGGAAGAGGCTGAAGCTCGGAACAATGCGGATTCAATGATATACACTGCGGAGAAGACCGTTAAAGAACTTGGTGACAAGCTCAGCAAAGAGTTGAAAGATAACATTGAGAAAGCTGTGAAGGAGCTGAGGGAGGCGCTTGGTGGCAAGGATGTAGAGAAAATCAAAGCCAAAACCGAGGAGCTTGGAAAAGTGTTACAAGCAGCAGGTAGTGCTGTCTATCAGCAGGCCGCCCAGCGATATGCTCAACAGCAACGTGCCCAACAGGCTGAACAACCTAAAAAGACAGAATCTGAAAAGGGCAGGGTTGTTGATGCTGAATATGAAGTAGTTGAAGATGAGAAAAAGTAG
- a CDS encoding CBS domain-containing protein, producing the protein MPGLEVKAGVLVKDIMSTPPITVNDKDTVETVAKLMSKHNIGSIVVLGEEGNPIGMITERDIVTRVVAKNAFPSKIKASDIMSKPLIGIEPDADINEAARKMSKLKVRRLVVMDKGKLVGIVSSKDIVSITPALMEIIAEKARITGTAIEKPVMLGYCDMCGQWSEALKEVEGKFLCEDCRIELESA; encoded by the coding sequence ATGCCGGGGCTTGAAGTTAAAGCAGGTGTACTTGTAAAGGACATTATGAGCACTCCACCAATCACGGTAAACGATAAGGATACAGTTGAAACAGTTGCTAAGTTGATGAGCAAGCATAATATTGGAAGCATAGTTGTCTTGGGCGAGGAAGGAAACCCAATTGGGATGATCACGGAGCGCGATATAGTCACTCGGGTCGTAGCGAAAAATGCCTTTCCAAGTAAAATTAAAGCCAGCGACATCATGAGTAAGCCATTAATTGGCATAGAACCTGACGCGGACATTAACGAAGCCGCCAGGAAAATGAGTAAACTTAAGGTAAGGCGCTTGGTCGTGATGGATAAAGGTAAACTTGTAGGAATAGTTTCCAGTAAAGACATTGTTTCAATAACCCCAGCGCTTATGGAGATTATTGCTGAAAAGGCAAGGATAACCGGAACAGCTATTGAAAAACCAGTGATGTTAGGTTACTGTGATATGTGTGGGCAGTGGTCAGAGGCATTAAAAGAAGTTGAAGGTAAATTCCTTTGTGAAGATTGCCGTATCGAATTGGAATCGGCGTAG
- a CDS encoding TldD/PmbA family protein, producing the protein PENMTMLGQRLVEASASDKRIKTVRGAVGCGIGKTMIENSLGVSGEYDTTSFWVGVSVVAEEASSIGVGWDEYSSRSFNDRVIEEVALSAKEFSISQLHPKPIKGGIMDLIVAPSREGLPDLLLYAFIQGLRADNVQKQQSPLAGKLNQQIGSEGLTIVDDPHIPGALGSKPFDDEGCPTRKTLVIEKGVLTSFLHNTYTANKAGVSSTGNALRIAAFSAKPKYALEPLIGPTNTVIKSGSVSQERLIEEVKNGIITRGFIGAHTANSQSGDFSVLLTGAFKIENGEIKHPVKEAMVGGNILDFLKKIDLIANDVKQMPYAWYGDDATLMAPSILVRGVTVAG; encoded by the coding sequence CCGGAAAATATGACTATGTTAGGTCAAAGATTGGTTGAAGCATCTGCATCTGATAAACGGATTAAAACGGTTCGGGGAGCGGTTGGATGCGGCATCGGAAAAACTATGATCGAAAACTCTCTAGGGGTTTCAGGAGAATACGATACAACTTCTTTTTGGGTTGGAGTAAGTGTAGTGGCTGAAGAAGCTTCTTCAATTGGGGTCGGCTGGGATGAATATAGTAGTCGTTCCTTCAATGATCGGGTGATCGAAGAAGTAGCCTTAAGTGCTAAAGAGTTCTCGATTTCCCAACTTCACCCGAAGCCGATCAAAGGGGGAATAATGGACTTAATAGTTGCTCCATCGAGGGAAGGGCTTCCCGATCTCCTCCTTTACGCATTCATCCAAGGATTAAGAGCGGATAACGTCCAGAAACAGCAATCGCCCCTCGCAGGAAAACTCAACCAACAAATAGGATCCGAAGGATTGACAATAGTCGACGATCCCCATATCCCTGGAGCATTGGGATCAAAACCATTCGATGACGAGGGCTGTCCAACCCGAAAAACATTAGTTATTGAAAAAGGTGTATTAACCAGCTTTTTGCATAACACTTATACTGCCAATAAGGCAGGTGTTTCAAGCACAGGAAACGCACTTCGTATAGCTGCTTTTTCAGCAAAACCAAAATACGCCCTCGAACCGCTTATCGGTCCAACAAATACGGTAATAAAATCTGGGTCTGTCAGTCAAGAAAGGTTAATAGAAGAGGTTAAGAATGGCATTATTACTCGGGGTTTCATTGGAGCTCACACCGCTAACTCCCAAAGTGGAGATTTCTCGGTTCTATTGACGGGAGCCTTTAAAATTGAAAATGGTGAAATTAAGCATCCTGTTAAAGAGGCTATGGTAGGCGGGAATATCCTAGACTTCCTTAAAAAGATTGATCTTATAGCTAATGATGTTAAACAAATGCCCTATGCTTGGTATGGAGATGATGCCACGTTGATGGCGCCCTCGATCCTAGTACGTGGGGTTACGGTTGCAGGCTAA
- the thiI gene encoding tRNA 4-thiouridine(8) synthase ThiI has protein sequence MPAKIVIVTYSEIALKSAPVRRLMEKRLTQNIRTMHRLHGVSNISIQKTRGRIFIKTPDPAQTILVTSRIFGVNSVIPAIKTTTTMEELAQTATEFASQVLHNGETFAVRARRVGEHPYTSMDLERTIGARILDSLQERGVKVKLSNPDRTIYVEAREDAGYVYSEVISGPGGLPLGSQGKVVALLSGGVDSATASWLMMKRGAYVVPLYLSTTPYGDEKCSQRVLNVAKFLRSYVPSNKYFLYVASHGQNLSEIIKHCPRKLTCVLCKRMMYRIACKLAELKGAKAIVSGESLGQVASQTLANLYVLDAASTMPIFRPLIGMDKNEIENMAKKIGFHQIAAIKIKPCGAAPFKPATKANLDQVEDVEETLKIEELVNTTIKGIQKIKF, from the coding sequence ATGCCCGCGAAGATCGTCATTGTCACGTATTCCGAGATTGCGTTAAAGAGCGCCCCAGTTAGGCGTTTAATGGAGAAACGTCTAACGCAGAATATACGCACGATGCATAGATTACATGGAGTTTCAAACATTTCAATTCAAAAAACGCGCGGTCGAATTTTTATAAAAACCCCTGATCCTGCTCAAACAATTCTCGTAACCAGTAGGATTTTTGGCGTTAACTCTGTCATACCAGCGATAAAAACCACGACAACCATGGAGGAACTTGCACAGACAGCAACCGAGTTTGCTTCTCAAGTCCTCCATAACGGGGAAACATTCGCAGTGAGAGCCCGCAGAGTTGGTGAACACCCCTACACGAGTATGGATCTCGAGAGAACCATTGGAGCAAGAATTTTAGATTCCCTCCAGGAACGAGGTGTAAAGGTAAAGCTTTCAAATCCCGACCGGACAATTTACGTGGAAGCTCGAGAAGATGCTGGCTACGTTTACTCTGAAGTAATTAGCGGTCCGGGAGGACTCCCCTTAGGATCCCAAGGAAAAGTTGTTGCACTTCTTTCAGGAGGCGTGGACAGCGCAACGGCTTCGTGGTTGATGATGAAAAGAGGCGCCTATGTTGTTCCCCTATATTTGAGTACAACCCCCTATGGCGACGAAAAGTGTAGTCAACGCGTCCTTAATGTTGCAAAATTCCTTCGGAGTTATGTACCTTCAAACAAATACTTTCTCTATGTGGCTTCCCACGGTCAAAACCTCAGTGAGATTATCAAACATTGCCCTAGGAAGCTAACTTGTGTTTTATGTAAACGAATGATGTATAGGATTGCCTGTAAATTGGCTGAATTGAAAGGTGCAAAGGCTATCGTATCTGGTGAAAGTCTAGGACAGGTTGCATCTCAAACATTAGCAAATCTTTATGTTCTGGATGCAGCGTCAACCATGCCTATTTTCCGCCCTCTAATAGGAATGGACAAAAACGAAATTGAAAACATGGCTAAAAAAATTGGATTCCATCAAATTGCGGCAATTAAAATCAAGCCCTGCGGAGCCGCTCCATTCAAACCCGCAACCAAGGCAAACCTAGATCAAGTGGAAGACGTGGAAGAAACCCTAAAAATTGAAGAGTTGGTTAATACAACCATAAAAGGAATCCAGAAAATAAAATTTTAG
- a CDS encoding TldD/PmbA family protein, translated as MEIAEKAVNLALDFGANYADVRVEQVFSTEIKLTNERFDLAVQGIDRGIGVRVLFNGAWGFSSTCLLTNKDVKQTVENAVKAAKATSTRVKERVALAPIPVINDKVETSVRENLAAVEIDRKMNLTLKVSSIVRDYSQKIVSANIRYEDRTGEKFVVSSEGTRVQVRPSLVRLVIMAVAKEGEKITSATEPFGLLGGFEVLGWEAIKESAITAAERAVEMLKARPPPSGRFTVVVNPTLTGTFAHEAVGHASEADLVIAGESILQGKIGQKVGSEDVTICDDSTYERGWGFSRYDDEGVPTHRRIIIDHGVLKAYILNREAAAKLNLTPNGGARAQSYAFRPIVRMSDTYIMPGDHTFEELLEGIRSGVYVKGSRGGEVDPAKGTFQFNAEEAYLIKNGELTTPLLDVSLSGLTLETLSNIDAVGKDFKLEPGRCGKEGQLVYAGTGGPHIRIRNAVVGGRV; from the coding sequence ATGGAGATTGCTGAGAAAGCGGTAAATTTAGCATTGGATTTCGGTGCTAATTATGCAGATGTAAGAGTTGAACAGGTGTTTTCAACTGAAATTAAGCTTACTAATGAACGGTTTGATTTAGCGGTTCAGGGAATCGACAGGGGAATCGGAGTTAGAGTTTTGTTCAATGGAGCTTGGGGTTTTTCTTCCACCTGCCTACTAACCAATAAAGATGTTAAGCAAACCGTCGAAAATGCAGTGAAAGCAGCGAAAGCCACTTCTACACGTGTTAAAGAAAGAGTGGCACTTGCCCCTATACCAGTCATAAATGACAAAGTTGAGACTTCCGTAAGGGAGAACCTCGCCGCGGTGGAAATCGACCGGAAAATGAATCTGACACTTAAAGTTTCGAGCATCGTTAGGGATTATAGCCAGAAGATTGTTAGTGCAAATATTCGGTATGAGGATCGAACTGGTGAAAAATTTGTTGTATCGAGTGAAGGCACTCGAGTCCAAGTGCGACCTAGTCTGGTTCGGCTTGTAATTATGGCCGTTGCAAAAGAAGGCGAGAAGATAACTTCCGCTACGGAACCCTTTGGTCTCCTAGGAGGTTTTGAGGTTCTTGGCTGGGAAGCCATTAAAGAATCGGCTATCACTGCTGCTGAGCGGGCTGTTGAAATGCTTAAGGCACGTCCTCCTCCAAGTGGGCGTTTCACTGTTGTTGTTAATCCAACGCTTACCGGAACATTTGCGCATGAAGCTGTTGGACATGCTAGTGAAGCCGACCTTGTCATAGCCGGAGAATCAATCCTACAAGGTAAAATTGGACAGAAAGTTGGTTCCGAAGACGTAACCATATGCGATGACTCTACGTATGAAAGGGGATGGGGTTTCTCGCGGTATGACGACGAAGGTGTACCAACACATAGGAGAATTATAATAGATCATGGCGTCCTAAAAGCCTACATTCTGAACCGTGAAGCAGCGGCGAAGCTCAACCTGACACCAAATGGAGGAGCTAGAGCTCAATCCTACGCGTTTCGACCAATTGTGCGAATGAGCGATACATACATCATGCCCGGCGACCATACATTTGAGGAACTTCTTGAGGGTATACGCAGCGGCGTATATGTTAAGGGATCAAGAGGGGGCGAAGTGGATCCGGCTAAAGGAACGTTCCAGTTTAATGCGGAAGAAGCCTATTTAATTAAAAATGGGGAATTAACGACTCCCTTGCTTGATGTCTCACTTTCTGGGCTGACGTTGGAAACACTTTCAAACATAGATGCTGTTGGTAAAGACTTTAAACTAGAACCTGGGCGTTGCGGAAAAGAGGGACAGCTTGTCTACGCGGGTACTGGCGGTCCTCACATTAGAATTCGAAACGCAGTAGTCGGGGGGAGAGTGTAG
- a CDS encoding HAD family hydrolase has protein sequence MPIKAVVFDLDGTIVKFQLDYISIRSEAIQALAKLGLPQSLFSIRESIFKMYDTAVLYLKNNGEEKSIERVYDVIFSIAERYELEAARQAELIPGVTGILDTLRDMGLKLGLCTNDGAKATKFILKKFRLDQVFDLTVTREQVPRVKPDPVHLQAVLVPLNVAPKEVVVTGDHEVDMRMAKTVGAIAVGVTTGFSTRESLITSGADYVLPSIVELPRVIRNLK, from the coding sequence TTGCCAATTAAAGCAGTGGTCTTCGATCTCGATGGGACTATCGTCAAATTTCAACTTGATTACATTTCCATTAGATCGGAAGCTATTCAGGCACTGGCTAAACTAGGGCTTCCTCAATCCCTTTTTTCCATCCGCGAGAGTATATTCAAAATGTATGATACAGCAGTTCTCTATTTGAAAAATAATGGCGAGGAAAAAAGTATTGAACGAGTTTATGACGTTATATTTTCGATTGCCGAACGATATGAATTAGAGGCCGCACGGCAAGCAGAGCTGATTCCCGGGGTTACCGGAATATTAGACACCCTTAGAGACATGGGTCTGAAGCTAGGTCTCTGTACTAACGATGGGGCGAAGGCTACAAAATTCATTTTAAAAAAATTCAGATTGGACCAAGTCTTTGACTTAACTGTTACCCGCGAGCAAGTTCCAAGGGTAAAGCCGGATCCTGTTCATTTGCAAGCAGTATTGGTTCCGCTAAATGTTGCTCCGAAGGAGGTTGTTGTTACCGGTGATCATGAGGTTGACATGAGGATGGCTAAGACTGTTGGCGCGATAGCTGTGGGGGTAACAACCGGTTTCTCTACGCGGGAGAGTCTCATTACTAGTGGAGCGGATTACGTGTTGCCTTCGATTGTGGAATTGCCTAGGGTAATTCGGAATCTTAAGTAG
- a CDS encoding Mut7-C RNAse domain-containing protein, giving the protein MYFLADGMLGRFARWLRLLGHDVEYFKQASDAELLEAALKEHRILLTCDLALYRLAIARGADAFHVEGKTEAEKLANIAKRFQITLEVNTKVSRCPICNSSITPTSKDAIRGKIPKSTLRRYKEFWVCKGCGRYYWRGSHWKKIDEVLTKANMILQSQKP; this is encoded by the coding sequence ATGTATTTTCTCGCTGATGGAATGCTCGGTCGATTTGCACGCTGGCTTCGTCTGTTAGGTCACGATGTAGAATATTTTAAACAAGCCTCGGATGCTGAGTTGTTAGAAGCGGCTTTAAAAGAACATAGAATATTATTAACCTGCGACCTCGCGTTATATCGTCTAGCAATTGCCAGAGGAGCTGATGCTTTTCATGTTGAAGGAAAGACAGAGGCGGAAAAACTCGCTAACATAGCTAAAAGGTTTCAGATTACTTTAGAGGTTAACACAAAGGTTTCAAGGTGTCCAATTTGCAATTCATCTATTACTCCAACTTCTAAGGATGCAATAAGAGGAAAAATTCCGAAATCTACCTTAAGGAGGTATAAAGAGTTCTGGGTTTGTAAAGGCTGTGGTCGTTACTATTGGCGTGGAAGCCACTGGAAGAAGATAGATGAAGTCTTAACCAAGGCAAATATGATTCTTCAGTCTCAAAAACCATAA
- a CDS encoding nucleotide exchange factor GrpE: MSTSPMSEDTNAEAQPLALPAGEEKERKGKVSKEQLKREIEALKKELCNEQERAEKYLTQLKYLQADFENFQKRIQKEIDQKIQQSNERLIVNLLSVIDELELAVQAGKRTKNSDVIVSGVEMVLKKLYETLGQEGLVRIEAVGKPFDPVKHEAVQKVITNEYADGTIIEEIRKGFVLRDKVIRPSMVKVALAPNASEGVHVESGGEPR, from the coding sequence ATGTCAACCTCCCCTATGTCAGAGGATACTAATGCTGAAGCCCAGCCATTAGCGTTACCAGCTGGTGAAGAGAAGGAAAGAAAAGGGAAAGTGTCTAAAGAGCAATTAAAAAGAGAAATTGAGGCGTTAAAGAAAGAGTTATGTAATGAGCAAGAAAGGGCTGAAAAATACCTCACACAGCTAAAATATTTACAAGCTGATTTTGAAAATTTCCAGAAGAGAATTCAAAAAGAGATTGATCAAAAAATTCAGCAGAGCAATGAAAGGTTAATTGTAAATCTTCTTTCCGTTATTGATGAGTTGGAACTCGCGGTTCAAGCAGGGAAGCGGACAAAGAATAGCGATGTTATTGTCAGTGGTGTCGAAATGGTTCTGAAGAAATTGTATGAAACACTCGGTCAGGAGGGCTTAGTAAGAATCGAGGCGGTTGGCAAACCCTTTGACCCAGTTAAGCATGAAGCGGTTCAAAAGGTTATAACGAATGAGTACGCCGATGGAACCATAATTGAAGAGATTAGAAAAGGATTTGTATTGAGGGATAAGGTCATTAGACCAAGCATGGTTAAGGTTGCGCTTGCTCCAAACGCTTCCGAAGGTGTGCACGTAGAATCAGGAGGTGAACCTCGATGA
- a CDS encoding DUF4152 family protein: MKIVAADSAAAILNDEFEPLCVVATSAVLVKPPYRQASIVLARPVFEDVNSQKLIIHEALLCQELLKTQRSDAVHIDMTLGGITLEQLTLTRLAAMPISSKAKDSIRQALPKLRKLAADIKREHGVEVLAIGKESIPIRIAELTAGAHAIVFAADKVMKESRELKLGLPIACEVKLFENGVLLRSLLPAEHDLSGIAKDEKGSLKMVQISEYANPRSRGFRALTIIPKI; the protein is encoded by the coding sequence TTGAAAATCGTGGCGGCAGATTCAGCAGCAGCAATCCTGAATGATGAATTTGAACCCTTATGCGTAGTAGCAACCTCAGCAGTTTTGGTTAAACCACCATATCGCCAAGCCAGCATTGTCTTAGCCCGTCCAGTTTTTGAAGACGTAAACAGCCAAAAACTAATAATCCACGAAGCACTCCTTTGCCAAGAATTGCTTAAAACACAGAGATCTGACGCTGTACATATCGACATGACCCTTGGAGGAATTACACTAGAGCAATTAACCCTAACCCGGTTAGCAGCCATGCCTATCTCAAGTAAAGCGAAAGACAGCATTCGACAAGCTTTGCCAAAATTAAGGAAGCTCGCAGCTGACATTAAGCGGGAGCACGGAGTTGAGGTCTTAGCGATTGGAAAAGAAAGCATTCCAATCCGAATTGCGGAATTAACCGCTGGAGCTCACGCTATCGTTTTCGCTGCGGATAAAGTGATGAAAGAAAGTCGCGAACTGAAACTGGGGCTCCCAATAGCCTGTGAAGTAAAGTTATTTGAAAATGGAGTTCTCTTAAGGTCTCTACTCCCGGCAGAACATGATTTGTCTGGAATCGCAAAAGATGAAAAAGGGAGCCTAAAAATGGTTCAAATTTCTGAATATGCCAACCCACGTAGCCGGGGTTTCCGCGCACTTACAATCATTCCGAAAATTTAG
- a CDS encoding dihydroorotase family protein has translation MLVDTKIVNAKILTVHGITSCGITIEDGKIHSIGLEASLPNASRSVDINGKVVLPGLIDVHVHLRDLDLSFKEDFHSGTCAAAAGGFTTVLDMPNTKPPTNSLLRLKEKIARAAGKILVNVGFYSDFPKAPEDFNYLKAEGAVAFKIHLLRPTTELNVDDDSVLRSAFKAVGKTKALVSVHAEDRSIITELESKFQASGDTSLAAFLEAHSPEAEVRAIERILRLIKGINVRVHFAHVSTLSGLKLIIQAKQAGLPITCEVTPHHLFLTEEDFLRLKGIALITPPLRTRQNALRLMAALKRGQVDLVVSDHAPHLLEEKMRENVWEISPGIPGLETTLPLLLTQFNCGHISLRRIIEVLSEKPAKVFGFKTKGRLKIGYDADLTIVDLTKKFTIDPSNFHSKAKYSPFNGWKVVGKPVQTWVGGNLVMDDGMITANPGAGRVIGVA, from the coding sequence ATGCTGGTGGACACAAAGATCGTAAACGCGAAAATTCTAACGGTTCACGGCATCACCTCTTGTGGAATAACAATCGAAGATGGCAAAATTCACAGTATAGGTTTGGAGGCTTCTCTTCCAAACGCGTCCCGGTCAGTAGACATAAATGGGAAAGTTGTTCTTCCAGGTTTAATCGACGTGCATGTCCACCTTCGCGACCTAGATCTTTCCTTTAAAGAAGACTTTCACAGTGGGACTTGCGCCGCAGCTGCAGGAGGTTTCACAACTGTTTTAGATATGCCGAACACAAAACCGCCGACAAACTCTCTGCTTCGTCTTAAGGAAAAAATAGCCCGCGCCGCTGGCAAGATCCTAGTTAATGTTGGTTTCTACTCTGACTTTCCAAAAGCTCCAGAGGATTTTAACTATCTCAAAGCTGAGGGCGCTGTTGCATTTAAGATCCATCTCCTTCGCCCAACTACAGAGTTAAATGTAGATGACGACAGCGTTCTTAGATCAGCTTTCAAGGCTGTAGGCAAAACTAAAGCTTTAGTTTCAGTTCACGCTGAAGACCGTTCAATCATAACCGAGTTGGAATCTAAATTTCAAGCGTCAGGTGATACGTCGCTGGCAGCATTTCTAGAAGCCCATTCCCCTGAGGCAGAGGTTAGAGCGATAGAGCGCATTCTTAGGTTGATTAAGGGCATAAATGTTCGCGTGCACTTCGCCCATGTAAGCACCTTAAGTGGGCTTAAATTAATTATACAAGCAAAACAGGCTGGGCTTCCGATTACTTGTGAAGTGACACCGCATCACCTCTTTCTAACGGAAGAAGACTTCCTCCGCCTCAAAGGCATCGCATTAATAACTCCTCCACTGCGAACGCGGCAGAATGCTCTTAGACTAATGGCTGCATTGAAAAGAGGGCAAGTAGACCTTGTAGTAAGCGATCACGCACCCCATCTTCTAGAGGAAAAAATGCGAGAAAATGTTTGGGAGATTAGTCCAGGTATTCCCGGCCTAGAGACCACTCTACCTTTACTGTTAACTCAGTTTAATTGTGGGCACATCTCACTTCGAAGGATTATTGAGGTTCTCTCTGAGAAGCCAGCCAAGGTATTTGGCTTTAAGACAAAAGGGCGTCTTAAAATTGGTTACGACGCTGACTTAACTATCGTAGACCTCACAAAGAAATTTACAATCGACCCTTCGAATTTTCACTCGAAGGCTAAATATTCTCCCTTCAACGGCTGGAAAGTCGTGGGTAAGCCGGTGCAGACTTGGGTTGGGGGGAACCTAGTTATGGATGATGGGATGATCACCGCTAACCCAGGCGCTGGTCGTGTAATAGGTGTAGCTTAG